A portion of the Aquicoccus sp. G2-2 genome contains these proteins:
- a CDS encoding Hint domain-containing protein yields MSDTNGDGTGDAILSFPGGEKITLTGVSVSAVSSDAQLQAMGIPGAARDYIVEGTGGDDTINDGYTGDPEGDRIDAHDAADGSDDDSVRAGAGDDVIDAGSGNDTIDGGAGDDEVFLDAALQNDSIIGGEADEDGGGDRINLSSIANDVTVDFTGAEAGTISDGSAVTTFSEIEQIQMGTGDDSVSGSAGAENILGNSGGDTVEGNGGDDTIDGGDDADLISGGAGNDSLMGGAGADTLSGGAGDDQIDLGLADGDADLLQMGDGGGSDVVSAFEAPTDNGDGTFSGQDMLDVSDLHDAGGDPVSVEDVAVSDTVGDGTGNAILSFPGGETITLLGVTVGQVSSPEQLEAMGIPAAGVVSDYIVEGTSGADSIDAAYTGDPEGDMIDAGDAADGSDDDSVEAGAGNDTIEAGLGDDTVRAGAGDDLVHGGAGNDEIYGFEGSDTVFGGDGDDTINTRTSLGTGVPDEGYADSHGSGLSYPADTDPENDRDSVEAGAGNDSILTGDDDDTISGGSGDDTVDAGFDDDSVQGDTGEDWLEGNEGSDTLEGGADADTVYGDVAPSNANYAGYVPYELANDGSDDAPDNNADSLSGGAGDDSLYGQDDDDTLRGGDGADLLDGGIDNDALYGGEGADTLIGGAGDDYLELAEGDSAEGGAGDDTFRITDLGEAGSDGITVVGGEGDETAGDTLEFGGLTDWSDVTYTNSDPGAGGGLSGSAVLHDGSVVTFSEIENVVICFTAGTRIATAEGPRAVEDLRRGDLVVTRDHGLQKVRWAGQRRVAALGSLAPVRFDAGALGNARPLLVSPQHRMLITGPEAALLFGDAEVLASAKHLVNGGTIRQVPGEVTYVHILFDRHEIVYAEGAASESFFPGDAGIGAVDEAAREELFTVFPELRSSTGGFEKTARICLRRHESRLFGIG; encoded by the coding sequence GTGAGCGACACCAATGGCGACGGGACCGGGGATGCAATTCTGAGCTTTCCGGGTGGTGAGAAGATCACCTTGACCGGGGTAAGCGTTTCGGCGGTGAGTTCCGATGCGCAGTTGCAAGCGATGGGGATTCCGGGTGCGGCGCGCGATTATATCGTGGAAGGCACTGGCGGCGATGACACGATCAATGACGGCTACACCGGCGACCCGGAAGGTGACAGGATTGATGCGCATGATGCCGCAGATGGGTCGGATGATGACAGCGTGCGCGCCGGAGCGGGCGACGATGTGATTGACGCCGGGAGCGGCAACGACACGATTGACGGTGGCGCGGGGGATGACGAAGTATTCCTCGACGCGGCGTTGCAGAATGACAGTATCATCGGCGGCGAGGCCGATGAGGATGGCGGTGGCGACCGGATCAATCTTTCTTCGATTGCCAATGATGTCACGGTCGATTTCACCGGCGCGGAAGCGGGTACGATAAGCGATGGCAGTGCTGTCACTACGTTCTCGGAAATCGAGCAGATTCAGATGGGCACCGGCGATGACAGCGTGAGCGGTTCTGCCGGGGCGGAAAACATCCTTGGCAATTCCGGTGGTGACACGGTTGAGGGCAATGGCGGCGATGACACGATTGACGGTGGCGATGATGCCGATCTGATTTCTGGTGGGGCTGGCAATGACTCGCTGATGGGTGGAGCCGGGGCGGATACGCTGAGCGGTGGCGCGGGCGACGATCAGATTGACCTTGGGCTGGCGGACGGTGATGCCGATCTGTTGCAGATGGGTGATGGCGGCGGCAGCGATGTGGTCAGCGCTTTCGAGGCCCCGACGGATAACGGCGATGGCACGTTTAGCGGGCAGGATATGCTTGATGTCTCGGACCTGCATGATGCCGGGGGCGATCCGGTTTCGGTGGAGGATGTTGCGGTTTCCGACACGGTCGGGGATGGAACGGGCAATGCGATCCTGAGCTTTCCGGGAGGGGAGACGATTACGCTTCTTGGTGTGACTGTCGGGCAGGTTTCGAGCCCGGAACAGCTTGAGGCGATGGGTATTCCGGCGGCGGGCGTGGTGAGCGATTATATCGTCGAGGGCACCAGTGGCGCGGACAGTATCGACGCGGCCTATACCGGTGATCCGGAAGGCGACATGATTGATGCCGGTGATGCCGCCGATGGCTCGGACGATGACAGTGTTGAGGCAGGTGCCGGGAATGACACCATCGAGGCCGGATTGGGCGATGACACGGTGCGCGCCGGGGCGGGTGATGATCTGGTGCACGGTGGTGCCGGGAATGACGAGATTTACGGCTTTGAAGGTAGCGATACCGTTTTCGGCGGGGACGGGGATGATACGATCAACACCCGCACCTCTCTTGGCACCGGGGTGCCCGATGAGGGCTATGCCGACAGCCACGGCAGCGGGCTGAGCTATCCTGCTGATACTGACCCGGAAAATGACCGCGACAGCGTGGAGGCTGGTGCCGGAAATGACAGTATCCTGACCGGTGATGACGATGACACGATCAGCGGCGGCAGCGGCGATGACACGGTCGATGCGGGGTTTGACGATGACAGTGTGCAAGGCGACACCGGAGAGGATTGGCTGGAGGGCAATGAGGGCAGTGACACGCTGGAGGGCGGTGCGGATGCCGATACGGTTTATGGTGATGTGGCCCCGTCAAACGCGAACTATGCCGGATATGTGCCGTATGAGCTGGCCAATGACGGCAGTGATGATGCGCCGGATAACAACGCTGACAGCCTGAGCGGAGGTGCGGGCGACGATAGCCTTTACGGGCAGGACGATGACGACACGCTGCGCGGCGGCGATGGTGCGGATCTGCTTGATGGCGGGATCGACAATGACGCGCTTTATGGCGGCGAAGGGGCGGATACGCTGATCGGTGGCGCGGGGGATGATTATCTGGAACTGGCCGAGGGCGATAGCGCCGAGGGCGGCGCCGGGGATGACACGTTCCGCATTACCGATCTGGGCGAGGCAGGAAGCGACGGTATTACCGTTGTCGGCGGTGAGGGTGATGAGACGGCGGGCGATACGCTGGAATTCGGCGGGCTGACCGATTGGAGCGACGTGACCTATACCAACTCCGATCCGGGGGCCGGTGGCGGGTTGAGCGGGTCAGCGGTGTTGCACGACGGTTCTGTGGTGACGTTCAGCGAGATCGAGAACGTGGTGATCTGTTTCACAGCAGGCACGCGGATTGCCACCGCCGAGGGGCCACGCGCGGTGGAGGACTTGCGACGCGGCGATCTGGTGGTGACGCGCGATCATGGGTTGCAAAAGGTCCGCTGGGCCGGGCAACGACGGGTGGCAGCATTGGGTAGCCTTGCGCCGGTGCGGTTTGACGCCGGGGCGCTTGGGAATGCGCGCCCGCTATTGGTATCGCCGCAGCATCGGATGCTGATCACCGGGCCGGAGGCCGCGCTTTTGTTTGGTGACGCCGAGGTGTTGGCCAGCGCCAAACATCTGGTCAATGGTGGCACAATCCGGCAGGTGCCGGGGGAGGTGACCTATGTGCATATCCTGTTTGACCGCCATGAGATTGTTTATGCCGAAGGCGCTGCCAGCGAGAGCTTCTTTCCGGGTGATGCCGGGATCGGGGCCGTTGACGAGGCGGCGCGCGAGGAGTTGTTCACGGTCTTCCCGGAGCTGCGCAGCTCAACCGGCGGGTTTGAGAAAACCGCGCGGATTTGCCTGCGTCGGCATGAGAGCCGCCTGTTCGGCATCGGCTGA
- a CDS encoding calcium-binding protein, with amino-acid sequence MRLPIRPEPITAPKEQISHVGGAGDDFIIGDGGGDTLRGATGADTIIGGDGKDIIYGNEDGDSMEGGAGADSIYGEYGDDYVSGGAGDDHLEGNEGADTIVGGDGDDWMRGSYDNDELWGGKGDDYLWGGYNDDTFHMENDFGNDTIDAEGIAEVAGDTLDLSLVTDDLSVDLTGGNPEDGSFSDGVSTATFNEIENIVLGGGRDTIVLADGSGADRVLAFDMTDSGDGTTNDRLDVSALTSDSGTTQVTTNDVSVSDDGAGNAVLSFPGGESITLMGVVPGALGDAAALESIGIPAGAGGGTGGGTGTPDYIVEGTSGGDVIDAGYLGDPEGDKVDNGDNAAGNDDDVIEAYGGADSVVAGLGDDSVDGGAGNDTLRGAAGEDTIIGGDGDDSIYGNEGGDSMEGGAGADSIYGEFGDDYVSGGAGDDHLEGNEGADTIVGGDGDDWMRGSYDNDELWGGEGDDYLWGGYNDDTFHMENDFGNDTIDAEGIAEVAGDTLDLSLVTDDLSVDLTGGNPEDGSFSDGVSTATFNEIENIVLGSGRDTIVLADGSGADRVLAFDMTDSGDGTTNDRLDVSALTSDSGTTQVTTNDVSVSDDGAGNAVLSFPGGESITLMGVVPGALGDAAALESIGIPAGAGGGTGGGTGTPDYIVEGTSGGDVIDAGYLGDPEGDKVDNGDNAAGNDDDVIEAYGGADSVVAGLGDDSVDGGAGNDTLRGAAGEDTIIGGDGDDSIYGNEGGDSMEGGAGADSIYGEFGDDYVSGGAGDDHLEGNEGADTIVGGDGDDWMRGSYDNDELWGGEGDDYLWGGYNDDTFHMENDFGNDTIDAEGIAEVAGDTLDLSLVTDDLSVDLTGGNPEDGSFSDGVSTATFNEIENIVLGSGRDTIVLADGSGADRVLAFDMTDSGDGTTNDRLDVSALTSDSGTTQVTTNDVSVSDDGAGNAVLSFPGGESITLMGVAPGALGDAAALESIGIPAVGGPVSDHIVEGSGGADTIDAAYTGDPDGDKIDANDAVDGSNSDLVYGYGGDDVIDAGAADDTVHGGAGADTISGGTGDDRLLGEAGDDQLSGGAGADTLAGGAGDDSLDLGTADGVADTVVLADGDGADTVAGFGAPTDNGDGTFTGQDQVDVSGLSDAGEPVSTSMT; translated from the coding sequence GTGCGCCTGCCTATTCGACCGGAGCCTATCACGGCACCGAAGGAGCAGATCTCGCATGTTGGCGGCGCGGGGGACGATTTTATCATCGGTGATGGCGGCGGTGATACGCTGCGCGGTGCGACCGGGGCGGATACGATTATCGGTGGCGATGGCAAAGACATCATCTATGGCAATGAAGACGGCGATAGCATGGAAGGCGGCGCCGGGGCCGATTCCATTTATGGCGAGTATGGCGACGATTACGTGTCTGGTGGTGCGGGTGATGATCATCTGGAAGGCAACGAGGGGGCGGATACCATCGTGGGCGGCGACGGCGACGACTGGATGCGCGGCTCTTACGACAATGACGAGCTTTGGGGTGGTAAGGGCGACGATTACCTTTGGGGCGGGTACAACGACGATACGTTCCACATGGAAAACGATTTCGGCAACGACACGATTGATGCCGAAGGCATTGCCGAAGTGGCCGGGGATACGCTTGACCTGAGCCTTGTCACCGACGATCTGAGCGTTGATCTGACCGGCGGCAACCCCGAGGATGGCTCGTTCAGCGACGGGGTTTCGACGGCGACGTTCAACGAGATCGAGAACATCGTTCTGGGGGGCGGACGCGATACGATTGTGCTGGCCGATGGATCGGGTGCGGATCGGGTGCTGGCGTTTGACATGACGGATAGCGGGGATGGCACGACCAATGACCGGCTCGACGTTTCGGCGCTGACCTCGGACAGTGGCACAACGCAGGTGACGACCAATGACGTGAGCGTGAGCGACGATGGTGCGGGCAATGCCGTGCTGAGCTTTCCGGGCGGGGAGAGTATCACGCTTATGGGCGTGGTGCCCGGCGCGTTGGGCGATGCGGCGGCGCTTGAATCCATCGGGATTCCGGCGGGGGCCGGCGGTGGCACTGGCGGCGGTACTGGCACTCCGGATTATATTGTCGAGGGCACCTCCGGTGGCGATGTGATTGATGCGGGATACCTTGGCGACCCCGAGGGTGACAAGGTTGATAACGGCGACAATGCGGCGGGCAATGATGATGACGTGATCGAAGCCTATGGCGGCGCTGACAGCGTTGTGGCCGGGTTGGGCGATGACAGTGTCGATGGTGGTGCTGGCAATGACACGCTGCGTGGTGCGGCGGGCGAAGACACGATTATCGGCGGTGACGGCGATGACAGCATCTATGGCAACGAAGGCGGCGATAGCATGGAAGGCGGCGCCGGGGCCGATTCCATTTATGGCGAGTTCGGGGATGACTATGTTTCCGGTGGTGCGGGCGATGATCATCTGGAAGGCAACGAGGGGGCGGATACCATCGTGGGCGGCGATGGCGACGACTGGATGCGCGGCTCTTACGACAATGACGAGCTTTGGGGTGGTGAGGGCGATGATTACCTTTGGGGCGGGTATAACGACGATACGTTCCACATGGAAAACGATTTCGGCAACGACACGATTGATGCCGAAGGCATTGCCGAGGTGGCCGGGGATACGCTTGACCTGAGCCTTGTCACCGATGATCTGAGCGTTGATCTGACCGGCGGCAACCCCGAGGATGGCTCGTTCAGCGACGGGGTTTCGACGGCGACGTTCAACGAGATCGAGAACATCGTTCTGGGGAGCGGGCGCGATACGATTGTGCTGGCCGACGGATCGGGCGCGGATCGGGTGTTGGCGTTTGACATGACGGATAGCGGGGATGGCACGACCAATGACCGGCTCGACGTTTCGGCGCTGACCTCGGACAGTGGCACAACGCAGGTGACGACCAATGACGTGAGCGTGAGCGACGATGGTGCGGGCAATGCGGTGCTGAGCTTTCCGGGCGGGGAGAGTATCACGCTTATGGGCGTGGTGCCCGGCGCGTTGGGCGATGCGGCGGCGCTTGAATCCATCGGGATTCCGGCGGGGGCCGGCGGTGGCACTGGCGGCGGTACTGGCACTCCGGATTATATTGTCGAGGGCACCTCCGGTGGCGATGTGATTGATGCGGGATACCTTGGCGACCCCGAGGGTGACAAGGTTGATAACGGCGACAATGCGGCGGGCAATGATGATGACGTGATCGAAGCCTATGGCGGCGCTGACAGCGTTGTGGCCGGGTTGGGCGATGACAGTGTCGATGGTGGTGCTGGCAATGACACGCTGCGTGGTGCGGCGGGCGAAGACACGATTATCGGCGGTGACGGCGATGACAGCATCTATGGCAACGAAGGCGGCGATAGCATGGAAGGCGGCGCCGGGGCCGATTCCATTTATGGCGAGTTCGGGGATGACTATGTTTCCGGTGGTGCGGGCGATGATCATCTGGAAGGCAACGAGGGGGCGGATACCATCGTGGGCGGCGATGGCGACGACTGGATGCGCGGCTCTTACGACAATGACGAGCTTTGGGGTGGTGAGGGCGATGATTACCTTTGGGGCGGGTATAACGACGATACGTTCCACATGGAAAACGATTTCGGCAACGACACGATTGATGCCGAAGGCATTGCCGAGGTGGCCGGGGATACGCTTGACCTGAGCCTTGTCACCGATGATCTGAGCGTTGATCTGACCGGCGGCAACCCCGAGGATGGCTCGTTCAGCGACGGGGTTTCGACGGCGACGTTCAACGAGATCGAGAACATCGTTCTGGGGAGCGGGCGCGATACGATTGTGCTGGCCGACGGATCGGGCGCGGATCGGGTGTTGGCGTTTGACATGACGGATAGCGGGGATGGCACGACCAATGACCGGCTCGACGTTTCGGCGCTGACCTCGGACAGTGGCACAACGCAGGTGACGACCAATGACGTGAGCGTGAGCGACGATGGTGCGGGCAATGCGGTGCTGAGCTTTCCGGGTGGGGAGAGTATCACGCTGATGGGCGTGGCGCCCGGCGCGTTGGGCGATGCGGCGGCGCTGGAATCGATCGGGATTCCGGCGGTGGGTGGGCCGGTGTCGGATCACATTGTCGAAGGCAGTGGCGGGGCCGATACGATTGACGCGGCCTATACCGGCGACCCGGATGGCGACAAGATCGACGCGAATGATGCTGTCGATGGTTCGAACAGTGATCTGGTCTATGGCTATGGCGGCGATGATGTGATCGACGCGGGCGCTGCGGACGATACTGTTCATGGTGGTGCGGGGGCCGATACGATCAGCGGCGGCACCGGCGATGACCGGCTTCTGGGAGAGGCGGGTGATGACCAGCTTTCCGGTGGGGCCGGAGCGGATACGCTGGCCGGTGGTGCGGGCGATGACAGTCTCGACCTTGGCACGGCGGATGGGGTGGCCGATACCGTGGTGCTGGCCGATGGGGATGGGGCCGATACGGTGGCCGGGTTTGGTGCGCCCACGGATAATGGCGATGGCACGTTTACCGGGCAGGATCAGGTTGATGTGTCAGGGTTGAGCGACGCGGGGGAGCCGGTGTCAACGTCGATGACGTGA
- a CDS encoding glycerate kinase: MRIEDRELLQAMYAAAVRAAEPEAALRPVLPERPKGRTIVIGAGKGAAQMAAAFERLWDGPLEGVVVTRYGFAEDCRRIRVLEAAHPVPDEAGLKASAALLRAVEGLSADDLVVALMCGGGSALLSAPGEGLELADEIALNEVLLASGAPISAMNAVRKMVSRVKGGRLAQAAQPAKVVSLVVSDVPGDDPAEVASGPTVPGQSGKAEAQAAVRDYGITLPERVAARLERAEEPPKPDDACFARNEVHVIASAARSLEAAAEVARVAGFAPVILSDAIEGEAREVAKVHAAIAREVVQRNRPFTRPVAILSGGEATVTLRGAPGRGGRNSEFLLAFALAIEGLEGIAALAADTDGIDGSEGNAGAFADGASAAAMRQAGCDPAAALAGHDAWGAFDAIGGLFAPGPSGTNVNDLRVILIR, from the coding sequence GTGCGGATCGAAGACCGAGAGCTGCTGCAAGCGATGTATGCAGCGGCGGTGCGCGCGGCAGAGCCGGAAGCGGCGTTGCGCCCGGTGCTGCCGGAGCGCCCCAAGGGGCGCACGATTGTGATTGGTGCAGGCAAGGGTGCGGCGCAGATGGCGGCGGCGTTTGAGCGGCTGTGGGACGGGCCGTTGGAGGGCGTGGTGGTGACACGCTACGGGTTTGCCGAAGACTGTCGCCGGATCAGGGTGCTGGAAGCGGCGCATCCGGTGCCGGATGAGGCCGGGTTGAAGGCGAGTGCGGCGCTGCTGCGCGCGGTGGAAGGGCTGAGCGCGGATGATCTGGTGGTGGCGTTGATGTGCGGTGGTGGCTCGGCGCTGCTGTCGGCACCGGGTGAGGGTCTGGAATTGGCCGATGAGATCGCGCTTAACGAGGTGCTGCTGGCCAGCGGAGCGCCAATCAGCGCGATGAACGCAGTTCGAAAGATGGTGAGCCGCGTCAAGGGCGGGCGTTTGGCGCAGGCGGCGCAACCTGCGAAGGTGGTGAGCCTTGTGGTGTCGGATGTGCCCGGCGACGATCCTGCGGAGGTTGCCAGCGGGCCGACCGTGCCAGGCCAAAGCGGCAAGGCGGAGGCGCAGGCAGCGGTGCGCGATTATGGCATTACATTGCCGGAGCGGGTGGCGGCCCGTCTGGAGCGGGCAGAAGAGCCGCCAAAGCCGGATGACGCCTGTTTTGCGCGCAACGAGGTGCATGTGATTGCCAGTGCCGCGAGATCGCTTGAGGCGGCGGCAGAGGTGGCGCGCGTTGCAGGCTTTGCGCCGGTGATCTTGTCAGACGCGATTGAAGGCGAGGCGCGGGAGGTGGCCAAGGTCCATGCCGCGATTGCCCGTGAAGTGGTGCAGAGGAACCGGCCCTTTACCCGCCCGGTGGCCATTCTTTCCGGCGGAGAGGCAACCGTGACCCTGCGCGGCGCGCCGGGCCGGGGCGGGCGCAACAGCGAATTTCTGCTGGCTTTCGCGCTTGCTATCGAGGGGCTGGAGGGGATTGCGGCGCTGGCCGCGGATACCGATGGGATCGACGGTAGCGAGGGCAATGCCGGTGCGTTTGCCGATGGGGCAAGTGCAGCCGCAATGCGGCAGGCGGGGTGCGACCCGGCGGCGGCGCTGGCGGGGCATGATGCTTGGGGCGCGTTTGACGCGATCGGCGGGCTTTTCGCGCCGGGGCCGAGTGGCACCAACGTGAATGATTTGCGGGTTATCCTGATCCGGTAA
- a CDS encoding aminotransferase class III-fold pyridoxal phosphate-dependent enzyme: MDGNLTQNDLSHVVSADRAHVWHHLTQHKPFETGEPRIIIEGKGMRVWDQHGTEFLDAVSGGVWTVNVGYGRESIANAIRDQLIKLNYFSGSAGSVPGALFSEKLITKMPGMTRVYHTNSGSEANEKAFKLIRQIAHKRYGGKKTKILYRERDYHGGTIGTMSAGGQDERVMQYGPLAPDFIRVPHCMEYRAQQGWDQSSESYGEYAANQIEEVILREGPDTVGGLCLEPVTAGGGVITPPEGYWQRVQEICRKYDVLLHIDEVVCGIGRTGTWFGYQQYGIEPDFVTMAKGVASGYAAIACCVTTERVFDMFKEDPDDPLGYFRDISTFGGCTAGPAAALENMRIIEDENLLDNTVTMGDRMMGNLSALMEKHRIIGDVRGKGLFLGTELVRDRTSKEPVSEKEVGQVVAECGAQGVIIGATNRSVPGLNNVLCFSPALISTADDIDQITDAVDNALTKVFG; this comes from the coding sequence ATGGACGGCAACCTTACACAGAACGACCTTAGCCACGTGGTCAGCGCCGACCGCGCTCATGTCTGGCACCACCTGACCCAGCACAAACCGTTCGAGACGGGTGAGCCCCGCATTATCATCGAAGGCAAGGGAATGCGGGTCTGGGATCAGCACGGCACCGAGTTTCTCGATGCGGTCTCCGGCGGCGTCTGGACCGTGAACGTAGGCTATGGCCGCGAAAGCATCGCCAACGCCATCCGCGACCAGTTGATCAAACTCAACTATTTCTCCGGCTCCGCAGGGTCAGTCCCCGGCGCGCTGTTTTCCGAAAAACTGATCACTAAAATGCCCGGCATGACGCGGGTCTATCACACCAATTCCGGCTCGGAAGCGAATGAGAAAGCCTTCAAACTGATCCGTCAGATCGCCCATAAACGCTACGGCGGCAAGAAGACCAAAATCCTCTACCGCGAGCGCGACTACCACGGCGGCACCATCGGCACGATGTCGGCGGGCGGACAGGATGAACGGGTCATGCAATACGGCCCGCTTGCCCCCGATTTCATCCGTGTGCCGCATTGCATGGAATACCGCGCGCAACAAGGCTGGGATCAATCCTCCGAAAGCTACGGCGAATACGCCGCGAACCAGATCGAAGAGGTGATCCTGCGCGAAGGCCCCGACACCGTGGGTGGCCTGTGTCTTGAGCCAGTCACCGCCGGTGGTGGTGTCATCACCCCGCCCGAAGGCTATTGGCAGCGCGTGCAGGAAATTTGCCGCAAATACGACGTGCTCTTGCATATTGATGAAGTGGTCTGCGGCATCGGTCGCACCGGCACATGGTTCGGCTATCAGCAATATGGCATCGAGCCCGATTTCGTCACCATGGCAAAAGGTGTCGCCTCCGGTTACGCCGCCATCGCCTGCTGCGTCACGACCGAACGCGTCTTCGACATGTTCAAGGAAGACCCCGACGACCCGCTCGGCTATTTCCGCGACATCTCCACCTTCGGCGGCTGCACCGCAGGCCCGGCGGCAGCTCTCGAAAACATGCGCATCATCGAGGATGAAAACCTGCTCGATAATACCGTCACCATGGGTGACCGGATGATGGGCAATCTGTCCGCTCTGATGGAAAAACACCGCATCATCGGCGATGTGCGTGGCAAGGGGCTGTTTCTTGGCACCGAACTGGTGCGTGATCGCACCAGCAAAGAACCGGTCAGCGAAAAAGAGGTCGGTCAAGTCGTCGCCGAATGTGGTGCGCAAGGCGTCATCATCGGGGCCACTAACCGCTCGGTTCCGGGGCTCAACAACGTGCTGTGCTTCTCGCCCGCGCTAATCTCCACGGCAGACGATATCGACCAGATCACCGACGCCGTCGATAATGCCCTGACCAAGGTTTTCGGCTAA
- a CDS encoding PLP-dependent aminotransferase family protein, giving the protein MAISVETFFLDRQAQGTLQARIQQMIAESILSGRFQHGEKLPSSRKLAAHLGVSRITVTLAYTELVASDYLTARGRSGYYVSDTAPEPPDFPPQPPRQEAVDWSRALGQRFSGGVTPIKPQDWSTYPYPFVYGQTDPNLFDHANWRQCALKALGQRDFVPLTSDYYDQDDPQLLNFIARHILPRRGILASPDEILVTMGAQNALWLTTQVLLTQRRMAVVEDPCYPALRDILTQSRCHVAHVSVDENGLPPTAIPSAADVIFATPSHQCPTTATMPMARRDALLKRAHDLDALIVEDDYEFEMSFAAAPLPALKSLDRDGRVIYVGSFSKSLFPGLRLGYLVGSAPFIREARALRASVIRHVPGHIQRTAAYFLSLGHYDSLIRRMGETLRHRREKMNAAIAEHGLSIAGQGTFGGSSLWMRTPDYADADSLAARVRARGVLIEPGAPFFADPAQGNRHYRLGYSSIPAARIAAGISQIADTLNPANWL; this is encoded by the coding sequence ATGGCGATCTCGGTTGAAACCTTCTTTCTCGACAGGCAGGCGCAAGGCACGCTGCAAGCGCGCATTCAGCAAATGATCGCCGAAAGCATCCTGTCGGGCCGCTTTCAGCATGGCGAAAAACTGCCCTCCTCACGCAAACTTGCCGCACATCTCGGCGTTTCGCGCATCACCGTCACACTGGCCTATACCGAACTTGTCGCCTCCGATTATCTCACCGCCCGTGGCCGCTCGGGCTATTACGTATCTGACACCGCGCCAGAGCCGCCCGATTTCCCGCCACAGCCACCCCGGCAAGAAGCCGTGGACTGGTCCCGCGCGCTTGGACAGCGATTCTCGGGCGGGGTGACACCGATCAAACCACAGGATTGGTCCACCTATCCTTATCCATTCGTTTACGGGCAAACCGACCCAAACCTTTTCGATCACGCCAACTGGCGTCAATGCGCGCTCAAAGCACTGGGGCAAAGAGATTTCGTTCCGCTCACATCGGATTACTACGATCAAGACGACCCTCAGCTGCTCAACTTCATCGCCCGCCACATCCTGCCCCGTCGCGGCATCCTCGCCAGCCCGGATGAAATCCTCGTCACCATGGGCGCGCAGAACGCGCTTTGGTTGACCACGCAAGTGCTGCTCACGCAGCGCCGCATGGCCGTGGTCGAAGATCCCTGTTATCCGGCGCTGCGCGACATCCTCACCCAGTCGCGCTGCCATGTCGCGCATGTCAGCGTTGACGAAAACGGCCTGCCGCCCACCGCTATCCCAAGCGCGGCTGACGTGATCTTTGCCACACCCAGCCACCAATGCCCGACTACCGCCACCATGCCGATGGCGCGCCGCGATGCCCTGCTCAAACGCGCCCATGATCTCGATGCACTGATCGTCGAGGATGACTACGAGTTCGAGATGTCGTTCGCCGCCGCCCCCTTGCCCGCGCTGAAATCGCTCGACCGCGATGGCCGGGTGATTTATGTCGGCTCGTTCTCCAAATCTCTGTTTCCGGGGCTGCGGCTTGGGTATCTCGTCGGCTCCGCACCATTCATCCGCGAAGCCCGCGCCCTGCGTGCCTCGGTGATCCGCCATGTCCCCGGCCATATTCAACGCACCGCCGCCTATTTCCTCTCGCTCGGCCATTATGACAGCCTCATTCGCCGCATGGGGGAAACCCTGCGCCACCGCCGCGAGAAGATGAACGCCGCAATCGCGGAACACGGGCTTAGCATTGCAGGCCAAGGCACGTTCGGCGGCTCCTCGCTTTGGATGCGCACCCCCGATTACGCAGATGCCGACAGTCTTGCCGCGCGTGTCCGGGCGCGCGGCGTGCTGATCGAACCGGGCGCGCCGTTCTTCGCCGACCCGGCGCAGGGCAACCGCCACTACCGGCTCGGCTACAGCTCGATCCCCGCCGCCCGCATCGCCGCCGGGATCAGCCAGATCGCCGATACACTCAATCCGGCAAACTGGCTCTAG